In Palleronia sp. LCG004, a single window of DNA contains:
- a CDS encoding DUF2007 domain-containing protein encodes MKELMRSSDPTNIAFAKALLSGEGIEWFELDVHMSVLEGSIGILPRRLMVADRDHFRAEAVLVDNDVDLGR; translated from the coding sequence ATGAAGGAACTCATGCGCAGCAGCGACCCCACGAATATCGCCTTCGCGAAGGCCCTGCTTTCGGGCGAGGGGATAGAGTGGTTTGAGTTGGACGTCCATATGAGCGTTCTCGAAGGAAGCATCGGGATCCTTCCGAGACGGCTGATGGTGGCCGACCGCGATCATTTTCGTGCTGAAGCCGTCCTGGTGGACAACGATGTCGATCTCGGGCGGTGA
- a CDS encoding polyprenyl synthetase family protein — MDASLKPQERLAQALAEPLAEVDALIRERMASEHAPRIPAVTDHLIGAGGKRIRPMLTLAAARMNGYPGPYDVHLAATVEFIHTATLLHDDVVDGSGQRRGRPTANILWDNKSSVLVGDYLFARSFQLMVETGSLRVLDILASAAATIAEGEVLQLTAMSDLATSEDVYLKIVRGKTAALFSAATEVGGVIAGIPDDLVGALHRYGDALGIAFQMVDDLLDWQTGEAAGKNFGDDFRERKMTLPIIRAVAGAEGEEWAFWVRTIGRGAQEEGDLEAAFDLLKRRGAIESTRQTALAWAETAKRALDPLPDTELRDLLRNLADYVVVRIQ; from the coding sequence ATGGACGCGAGTCTCAAGCCCCAGGAACGACTGGCACAGGCGCTCGCAGAGCCGCTGGCCGAGGTCGACGCGTTGATCCGCGAGCGCATGGCGAGCGAGCACGCCCCGCGCATTCCTGCCGTTACCGATCACCTGATCGGCGCGGGCGGCAAGCGCATCCGGCCGATGCTCACGCTCGCCGCCGCGCGCATGAACGGCTATCCCGGGCCCTACGACGTGCATCTGGCCGCGACGGTCGAGTTCATCCACACCGCCACGCTCCTGCACGACGACGTCGTCGACGGGTCGGGCCAGCGCCGCGGTCGGCCGACCGCGAACATCCTGTGGGACAACAAGTCGAGCGTCCTCGTGGGCGACTATCTTTTTGCGCGATCGTTCCAGCTGATGGTCGAGACGGGGTCGCTGCGCGTGCTCGACATCCTGGCGAGCGCGGCGGCCACGATTGCCGAGGGCGAGGTCCTGCAACTCACCGCGATGAGCGATCTCGCCACGAGCGAGGACGTCTATCTCAAGATCGTGCGTGGCAAGACCGCCGCGCTCTTCTCGGCGGCGACCGAGGTGGGCGGCGTGATCGCCGGTATTCCCGACGACCTGGTCGGGGCGCTGCATCGTTATGGCGACGCGCTGGGCATCGCGTTCCAGATGGTCGACGACCTGCTCGACTGGCAGACGGGCGAAGCTGCCGGAAAGAATTTCGGCGACGATTTCCGCGAGCGCAAGATGACGCTGCCGATCATCCGTGCAGTCGCAGGGGCCGAAGGCGAGGAATGGGCGTTCTGGGTGCGCACGATCGGACGCGGTGCGCAGGAAGAGGGTGATCTGGAGGCGGCATTCGACTTGCTGAAGCGCCGCGGTGCGATCGAGAGCACGCGGCAAACGGCGCTCGCCTGGGCCGAGACGGCCAAGAGGGCACTCGACCCGCTTCCCGATACCGAGCTGCGTGACCTGCTGCGCAATCTGGCCGATTACGTGGTCGTGCGGATCCAGTAG
- a CDS encoding patatin-like phospholipase family protein gives MPRFASAAEWVSPCVSSAAEASGRAEPIGAAVAMVGKQTFFDQVVFSGGGTRCFWQAGFIHVLRQEIPVHPERLTGVSGGACSACGFVTHRGERVRDAMIEAFSRQDWNISLDDPASGDHGHTPHQRVYREVIESCFGDREAASLIDEGPQVQILIARPPSHSWAKLSGAAMTLVYEADTMLRSNPHLTWPEAAGMVGELIDANQAARDGRITDLICAAATIPPVFEPPLWGGAPAVDAGMIDQAPLPVPDQGRTLVLLTKIFRDVPEHPDRLYVMPSESVVADKIDFTDPDKLRQTWQQGEEDAHAFLKSGGLTERLKP, from the coding sequence TTGCCACGCTTTGCATCGGCGGCGGAATGGGTGTCGCCATGTGTGTCGAGCGCGGCTGAGGCATCTGGCCGCGCCGAACCGATCGGTGCGGCCGTCGCGATGGTCGGCAAGCAGACATTCTTCGATCAGGTCGTCTTCTCCGGCGGCGGGACGCGATGTTTCTGGCAGGCGGGCTTCATACATGTCCTGCGGCAGGAAATCCCGGTCCACCCTGAACGGCTGACGGGTGTCTCGGGCGGCGCGTGCTCGGCCTGCGGTTTCGTTACCCATCGCGGAGAACGGGTCCGCGACGCGATGATCGAGGCTTTTTCCAGGCAGGACTGGAATATCTCGCTCGACGACCCGGCGAGCGGAGATCACGGCCACACGCCGCATCAACGCGTCTATCGCGAGGTCATCGAATCCTGTTTCGGTGATCGGGAAGCTGCGAGCTTGATCGACGAAGGACCGCAGGTTCAGATCCTGATCGCGCGGCCACCCTCTCATAGCTGGGCCAAGCTTTCAGGTGCGGCGATGACGCTCGTCTACGAAGCTGACACCATGCTGCGATCGAACCCGCATCTGACCTGGCCGGAAGCGGCTGGAATGGTGGGCGAGTTAATTGATGCGAATCAAGCGGCGCGCGACGGACGGATCACCGACCTGATCTGCGCGGCGGCGACTATCCCGCCGGTCTTCGAGCCGCCACTCTGGGGCGGAGCGCCAGCGGTCGACGCGGGGATGATCGATCAAGCTCCGCTTCCCGTACCAGACCAGGGCCGAACCCTGGTTTTGCTGACAAAGATCTTTCGGGACGTGCCCGAACACCCGGATCGTCTCTACGTCATGCCGAGCGAGAGCGTCGTGGCCGACAAGATCGATTTCACCGATCCCGACAAGCTCAGGCAGACATGGCAACAGGGCGAGGAGGACGCTCATGCCTTCCTGAAATCCGGCGGGCTCACCGAACGTCTGAAACCATAA
- a CDS encoding 4-(cytidine 5'-diphospho)-2-C-methyl-D-erythritol kinase, whose product MTAADLSLRARAKINLALHVTGRRADGYHLLDSLVVFAEIGDSLEVRPAEHWSLSVTGPMADRCPAGDDNLVIRAARATDGPPAAFTLDKHLPIEAGIGGGTADAAAALHALRNMDGRALPADPVRLGADLPVCLLSRAARVEGVGEIVKPVDGLPPIHAVLVNPRVAVSTPTIFNALTRRENAPLPPFPAWPDARALADWLGDQRNDLEDPARSVCPAVGVALARIARTESCLLARMSGSGATCFGLYASAPEAQMAAAKLTKEHPNWWIRATGLA is encoded by the coding sequence ATGACGGCGGCTGATCTTTCTCTGCGGGCCCGCGCCAAGATCAACCTTGCCCTGCATGTCACGGGGCGGCGCGCCGACGGGTATCACCTGCTCGATTCGCTCGTGGTCTTTGCCGAGATCGGCGACAGCCTCGAGGTCCGACCGGCCGAGCACTGGTCTCTCTCCGTGACGGGTCCGATGGCGGATCGTTGTCCTGCGGGAGACGACAACCTCGTGATCAGGGCCGCGCGCGCGACGGACGGCCCTCCTGCGGCCTTCACGCTTGACAAGCATCTGCCGATCGAGGCCGGCATCGGCGGCGGGACTGCGGATGCGGCGGCTGCACTTCATGCGCTCCGAAATATGGACGGTCGCGCGCTGCCTGCCGATCCTGTCCGGCTCGGTGCGGATCTGCCTGTCTGCCTCCTGTCGCGCGCCGCGCGGGTCGAGGGCGTGGGTGAGATCGTGAAGCCTGTCGACGGGCTCCCGCCAATCCATGCCGTATTGGTCAACCCGCGCGTGGCGGTCTCGACACCCACGATATTCAACGCGCTCACGAGGCGCGAGAACGCTCCCCTCCCCCCCTTTCCGGCATGGCCCGACGCACGCGCTTTGGCCGACTGGCTCGGAGATCAGCGCAACGATCTCGAGGATCCGGCGCGCAGCGTCTGCCCGGCAGTCGGCGTGGCGCTCGCGCGCATCGCCCGGACCGAAAGCTGCCTGCTTGCGCGGATGTCGGGCAGCGGTGCGACCTGCTTCGGGCTCTATGCCTCCGCGCCAGAAGCGCAGATGGCGGCCGCCAAGCTTACCAAGGAGCACCCCAATTGGTGGATCCGTGCCACGGGACTTGCCTGA
- a CDS encoding YdcH family protein, with protein sequence MALSSHLQQLQLKHQTLSQQVEHAQRSPSYDPISIADLKKQKLRLKEQITRLSQ encoded by the coding sequence ATGGCTTTGAGTTCGCATCTCCAGCAATTGCAGCTGAAACACCAGACCCTCTCGCAACAGGTCGAGCACGCACAGCGCAGCCCGAGCTACGACCCCATCAGTATCGCCGACTTGAAGAAACAAAAGCTCCGCCTGAAGGAGCAGATCACGCGCCTGTCACAATAG
- a CDS encoding tRNA1(Val) (adenine(37)-N6)-methyltransferase — MSISGGETTRDAFLGGRLTLEQPARGYRAGVDPVILASFVPAKPGQSVLELGCGVGCALFCLASRVPGLDLSGVELQDEYATLARRNAETNGIVAGIYSGDLDELPTELRQRRFDHVIANPPYYAPGSGTHPAKDDRATAHREDLPLERWIAVGARRLAPRGMMSVIQRADRMGDLLGAMQSHLGSIVVQILQPRADRPASLVLVRGTKGGRAPLIVSAPIPMHLESTCDCSRNKYTDRLQSVLRNGQSLI; from the coding sequence ATGTCGATCTCGGGCGGTGAGACCACACGCGACGCCTTTCTCGGCGGTCGACTGACGCTCGAGCAGCCTGCCCGCGGATACCGGGCCGGGGTCGATCCGGTCATCCTCGCGAGTTTCGTGCCCGCCAAACCCGGACAATCGGTGCTGGAGCTCGGCTGCGGCGTGGGATGCGCGCTTTTCTGTCTCGCCTCGCGGGTGCCCGGTCTCGATCTTTCGGGCGTCGAGTTGCAGGACGAATATGCCACCCTCGCACGGCGCAATGCCGAGACGAACGGGATCGTCGCCGGAATTTACAGCGGCGATCTGGATGAACTGCCCACCGAGCTTCGACAGAGGCGTTTCGACCACGTCATCGCGAATCCCCCTTATTATGCCCCCGGCAGCGGCACCCATCCCGCAAAGGACGATCGCGCGACAGCCCATCGCGAGGACCTGCCACTTGAGCGCTGGATAGCGGTCGGCGCTCGCAGGCTCGCCCCCCGTGGCATGATGAGCGTGATCCAGCGAGCCGACCGCATGGGGGACCTTCTCGGTGCGATGCAGTCGCATCTCGGATCCATCGTGGTACAGATTTTGCAGCCCCGCGCGGATCGCCCCGCCTCACTCGTCCTCGTACGCGGAACGAAGGGCGGGCGTGCTCCGTTGATCGTCAGCGCACCGATACCGATGCACCTCGAATCAACCTGTGATTGCAGCCGCAATAAATATACGGACCGGCTGCAATCGGTGCTCAGAAACGGGCAGAGCCTGATCTGA
- the phbB gene encoding acetoacetyl-CoA reductase, which yields MARVAIVTGGTRGIGAAVARALKAEGHQVAATYGGNDEAAKAFTDETGIKTYKWGVDDYEACKEGIAQVEADLGPVDILVNNAGITRDAPFHKMTPEKWNEVIGTNLTGVFNMTHNVWGGMRERGFGRIVTISSINGQKGQFAQANYAAAKAGDIGFTKSLAQEGASKGITVNVVAPGYINTDMMSTIPQKVMDQIVGGIPVGRLGEPDEIARCVRFLCSDDAAFITGATLSANGGQYMT from the coding sequence ATGGCACGAGTAGCAATCGTGACGGGCGGCACGCGCGGAATCGGCGCGGCGGTCGCGCGCGCATTGAAAGCAGAAGGCCACCAGGTCGCGGCGACTTATGGTGGCAATGACGAAGCGGCAAAGGCGTTCACCGACGAGACAGGCATCAAGACCTACAAGTGGGGCGTCGACGATTACGAAGCCTGCAAGGAGGGCATCGCGCAAGTTGAAGCAGATCTCGGCCCCGTGGATATCCTCGTTAACAACGCGGGCATCACGCGCGATGCGCCGTTCCACAAGATGACGCCGGAAAAGTGGAACGAGGTGATCGGAACGAATCTTACCGGGGTCTTCAACATGACGCACAATGTCTGGGGAGGAATGCGCGAGCGCGGATTTGGCCGGATCGTCACAATCAGTTCGATCAATGGTCAGAAGGGCCAATTCGCACAGGCGAATTACGCGGCTGCGAAGGCCGGCGATATAGGCTTCACCAAGTCATTGGCGCAGGAGGGTGCGTCGAAGGGGATCACCGTCAACGTCGTGGCTCCGGGCTATATCAACACCGACATGATGAGCACGATTCCCCAGAAAGTGATGGACCAGATCGTCGGCGGCATTCCGGTCGGAAGGTTGGGTGAGCCCGACGAGATCGCACGCTGTGTCCGCTTTCTCTGTTCCGATGACGCAGCCTTCATTACAGGCGCGACCCTGTCGGCGAATGGCGGCCAGTACATGACCTGA